One window from the genome of Glycine soja cultivar W05 chromosome 12, ASM419377v2, whole genome shotgun sequence encodes:
- the LOC114378050 gene encoding fasciclin-like arabinogalactan protein 12 yields MVMKKNLLFSLSLLLMVLFTSSQTTPAPSPSSTPTDIIRILKKAGGFTTLIRLLTTTQVSTQINAQLLNSNNGLTVFAPNDNAFQSLKPGFLNSLNDQQKNELIQFHVLPTFVSISNFDTLSNPVRTQAGDDPDRLALNITSSGNQVNLTTGVVNTTVGGSVYSDHQLAIYQVDKVLLPRDFFVPKPPPPAPAPAKAKASSAKKSTEGPSSAADNDSAAISLNGIWLSLSVATIAAVFSL; encoded by the coding sequence ATGGTGATGAAGAAAAACCTTCTCTTCTCACTTTCACTTCTCCTAATGGTTCTCTTCACTTCATCTCAAACCACCCCAGCACCATCACCTTCCTCAACCCCAACAGACATCATCAGAATCCTCAAAAAAGCCGGAGGATTCACCACCCTAATCCGTCTTCTCACCACTACACAAGTCTCAACCCAAATCAACGCCCAACTTCTGAACTCAAACAACGGATTAACAGTGTTTGCACCAAACGACAATGCCTTCCAAAGCCTCAAACCTGGTTTCCTCAACTCCCTCAACGACCAACAGAAGAATGAACTCATCCAATTCCACGTGCTACCGACGTTTGTTTCCATCTCAAACTTTGACACTCTGAGCAACCCGGTTAGAACACAAGCCGGTGATGACCCTGATAGGTTGGCATTGAACATCACAAGCTCAGGGAACCAAGTGAACTTGACAACCGGTGTTGTTAACACCACAGTTGGTGGCAGTGTTTACTCTGATCACCAGCTCGCGATTTATCAAGTGGACAAGGTTCTTCTTCCGAGGGATTTCTTCGTTCCCAAGCCTCCTCCACCAGCTCCTGCACCTGCAAAGGCTAAGGCTTCTTCTGCAAAGAAATCTACTGAGGGTCCTTCTTCTGCAGCGGATAATGACTCTGCTGCTATCAGCTTGAATGGAATTTGGCTGTCCCTTTCAGTGGCTACTATTGCTGCAGTGTTTTCCTTGTGA